The Candidatus Aminicenantes bacterium genome window below encodes:
- the nadC gene encoding carboxylating nicotinate-nucleotide diphosphorylase, giving the protein MDLEQSCLKKIVLLALAEDRVEADVTTRALLAFDRPVRAEVRAKATGVISGTGVFEKTMKTVDPKLKVTIAKADGSSVLPNDLVLEILGRESSILKGERTALNFLQRLSGIATLTRRYVEKLRPFRTVLLDTRKTTPGMRYLEKRAVRDGGGSNHRLNLEEMAMVKDNHIAMAGGIGPAVQSVRAAWPGKKLEVEVGTIKELEEALALGVEMVMLDNFPIDQVQRAVVLNRGRSKLEISGNVTLENLAEKAASGVDFISVGALTHSFQSLDISLDIARS; this is encoded by the coding sequence ATGGATCTCGAGCAATCCTGCCTGAAGAAAATCGTTCTGCTGGCCCTGGCCGAGGACCGGGTCGAAGCCGACGTGACCACCCGGGCGCTGCTGGCCTTTGACCGGCCGGTGCGGGCCGAGGTGCGAGCCAAGGCAACCGGGGTGATCTCCGGGACCGGGGTTTTCGAAAAAACCATGAAAACCGTGGATCCCAAGTTGAAGGTCACCATCGCCAAGGCCGACGGCAGTTCGGTGCTGCCCAACGACCTGGTGCTGGAAATTCTCGGCCGCGAGAGCTCGATTTTGAAAGGCGAGCGCACGGCCCTCAATTTCCTTCAGCGCTTGAGCGGCATCGCCACCCTCACCCGGCGCTACGTGGAAAAACTGCGGCCCTTTCGGACGGTGCTGCTCGACACGCGCAAGACCACCCCGGGCATGCGCTACCTGGAAAAACGGGCCGTGCGCGACGGCGGCGGCAGCAACCACCGGCTCAACCTGGAGGAGATGGCCATGGTCAAGGACAACCACATCGCCATGGCCGGCGGCATCGGCCCGGCGGTGCAAAGCGTCCGCGCCGCCTGGCCGGGGAAGAAGCTTGAGGTGGAAGTGGGCACCATTAAAGAACTTGAAGAAGCGCTGGCGCTCGGCGTCGAAATGGTCATGCTCGACAATTTCCCCATCGACCAGGTCCAACGGGCCGTGGTCCTGAACCGCGGCCGGTCCAAGCTGGAAATTTCGGGCAACGTGACCCTGGAAAACCTAGCGGAAAAGGCGGCCTCCGGCGTCGATTTCATTTCGGTCGGAGCCCTGACCCACTCGTTCCAATCCCTGGATATCAGCCTGGACATCGCGAGGTCCTGA
- a CDS encoding FAD-dependent oxidoreductase has translation MKDYLETDVLIIGNGIAGSTTALRLAEQGVNVLLVSKGKDYTRTNTNYAQGGIAALPVGEKSELFINDIVKAGDEFNYLPAVAQAVNDSQRLVREILIEKIQVPFSKKGDEYDLAKEGGHSSRRVLNVKDMTGRVIQDRFNEYLQKLPGLKMLFQHTAVDLLSYPHHSTNPVRTYQEPRIIGAYVLDQKSRKISRVFARKVVLASGGLCSLFLHSTNPEEAIGNGIAMAHRAGARLANLEYIQFHPTSLYHREADSFLISEAVRGEGARLQNLKGEYFMEKYSPLKDLAPRDEVSRAIYEEMIKNGNDYVLLDLASFARINIRERFPTIFQTCLKYGINIEEKPIPVVPAAHYSCGGVLCDLNGRSSIRNLYAVGEVSATGVHGANRLASVSLLEALVWGVKAAEDILATIADDKDPYVIAEVPAWKYPYPQEKLDPALVWQDQVTIKTTMWNYNGIIRTVKRMERAKADLEYLRHRIEKFYQACEIGNRIITLRDSVQAALLIVEAALRNRVSRGAHFIKADES, from the coding sequence ATGAAAGATTACCTGGAAACCGACGTTCTGATCATCGGCAACGGCATCGCCGGCTCGACCACCGCCCTGCGCCTCGCCGAGCAGGGGGTCAACGTGCTCCTGGTCTCCAAAGGCAAGGATTACACACGCACCAACACCAATTACGCCCAGGGCGGGATCGCCGCCCTCCCCGTGGGTGAGAAGTCCGAGCTCTTCATCAATGATATCGTCAAGGCCGGCGACGAGTTCAACTACCTGCCGGCCGTCGCCCAGGCGGTCAATGATTCGCAGCGCCTGGTACGCGAGATCCTGATCGAAAAGATCCAGGTCCCCTTCTCCAAAAAGGGCGACGAGTACGACCTGGCCAAGGAGGGCGGCCATTCGTCGCGCCGGGTGCTCAACGTCAAGGACATGACCGGACGGGTCATCCAGGACCGGTTCAACGAATACCTGCAGAAGCTCCCCGGGCTGAAGATGCTTTTCCAGCATACGGCGGTCGACCTGCTGAGCTATCCCCATCACTCGACCAACCCCGTGCGCACCTACCAGGAGCCCAGGATCATCGGCGCCTACGTCCTGGACCAGAAGAGCCGCAAGATCTCCCGCGTCTTCGCCAGGAAGGTGGTGCTGGCCTCCGGTGGCTTGTGCAGCCTTTTCCTGCATTCGACCAACCCCGAGGAAGCCATCGGCAACGGCATCGCCATGGCCCACCGGGCCGGCGCGCGCCTGGCCAACCTGGAATACATCCAGTTCCACCCCACGTCGCTCTACCACCGCGAGGCCGACAGTTTTCTCATCTCGGAGGCCGTGCGCGGCGAGGGCGCCCGCTTGCAGAATCTCAAGGGCGAATATTTCATGGAGAAGTACTCGCCGCTGAAGGATCTGGCCCCGCGCGACGAGGTGTCGCGTGCCATTTACGAGGAGATGATCAAGAACGGCAATGATTATGTCCTGCTCGACCTGGCCTCTTTCGCCAGGATCAACATCCGCGAACGCTTCCCGACCATTTTCCAGACCTGCCTGAAGTACGGCATCAATATCGAGGAAAAGCCGATCCCGGTCGTGCCGGCCGCCCACTACAGTTGCGGCGGCGTGCTCTGCGATTTGAACGGGCGCAGCAGCATCCGCAATCTCTACGCCGTCGGCGAGGTCTCGGCCACTGGCGTGCACGGGGCCAACCGCCTGGCTTCGGTGTCGCTCCTGGAAGCCCTGGTCTGGGGCGTCAAGGCGGCCGAGGACATACTGGCCACCATCGCCGACGACAAGGATCCCTACGTCATTGCCGAAGTCCCGGCCTGGAAATACCCCTACCCACAGGAAAAACTCGACCCGGCCCTGGTGTGGCAGGACCAGGTGACCATCAAGACCACCATGTGGAACTACAACGGCATCATCCGCACCGTCAAACGCATGGAGCGGGCCAAGGCCGACCTGGAGTACCTGAGGCATCGCATCGAGAAGTTCTACCAGGCCTGCGAGATCGGCAACCGCATCATCACCCTGCGCGACAGCGTGCAGGCGGCATTGCTCATCGTCGAGGCCGCCCTGCGCAACCGCGTCTCG